The proteins below come from a single Natrinema sp. SYSU A 869 genomic window:
- a CDS encoding FAD-linked oxidase C-terminal domain-containing protein produces the protein MTHDCSFLEALDLGDGQVSFADGRRESHAADYGAERNDADGGVLPDAVVWPECTADVSAVLAAATDHGVPVTPYAAGTGLEGNAVPAYGGISLDLTRMDAVANYRPEDFQIDVGPGIIGSDVDEYVASDGLFFPPLPSSGDISTVGGMIATDASGMQTVRYGEIADWVLGLEAVLADGTVILTGSRAIKTSSGYNLTDLVIGNEGTLAVVTEATLELAGRPDQIRGGRAIFETLADAAAAVFDAVRTDVGVAKIELVDGLSATMANGYLGSDLPDAPMVFLEFHANHDIEAEIDLCRTIFADHDVARFEMSDDDAEMEDLWQARREMAYAVSTYDPDLEPLHPGDVTVPISYYPEVVRETKRLANESDLLVPCFGHAGDGNLHYSVLADPDNPEQVERGEELYREIVELAIDLGGTATGEHGIGEGKQKYLEPEHGAGAVEAMRTIKRALDPTDTLNPGKIFPETADGERVRDPER, from the coding sequence ATGACACACGACTGCTCGTTCCTCGAGGCCCTCGACCTCGGGGATGGTCAGGTTTCCTTCGCGGATGGCCGACGGGAATCGCACGCCGCCGACTATGGGGCGGAGCGAAACGATGCCGACGGTGGCGTGCTCCCGGACGCCGTCGTCTGGCCGGAGTGCACGGCCGACGTATCGGCGGTGCTGGCCGCCGCGACCGACCACGGTGTCCCGGTGACGCCCTACGCCGCGGGGACGGGTCTCGAGGGCAACGCCGTCCCGGCCTACGGCGGGATCAGCCTCGATCTCACGCGGATGGACGCCGTCGCCAACTACCGGCCTGAGGACTTCCAGATTGACGTCGGTCCGGGGATCATCGGCTCCGACGTAGACGAGTACGTCGCCAGCGACGGCCTCTTCTTCCCACCGCTGCCCTCCTCCGGCGACATCTCGACGGTCGGTGGGATGATCGCGACCGATGCCAGCGGCATGCAGACGGTCCGATACGGCGAGATTGCTGACTGGGTGCTCGGCCTCGAGGCGGTACTGGCCGACGGCACCGTCATCCTGACCGGGTCACGGGCGATCAAGACCTCGAGCGGCTACAACTTGACCGATCTCGTCATCGGCAACGAGGGAACGCTGGCCGTCGTCACCGAGGCGACGCTCGAACTCGCCGGTCGGCCGGACCAGATCCGCGGCGGTCGAGCTATCTTCGAGACGCTCGCCGACGCGGCGGCGGCCGTCTTCGACGCGGTTCGGACCGACGTCGGCGTTGCCAAAATCGAACTCGTCGACGGACTGAGCGCGACGATGGCAAACGGGTATCTCGGCAGCGACCTGCCCGACGCGCCGATGGTCTTCCTCGAATTCCACGCGAATCATGATATCGAAGCGGAGATCGACCTCTGCAGAACGATCTTCGCGGATCACGACGTCGCCCGCTTCGAGATGAGCGACGATGACGCGGAGATGGAGGACCTCTGGCAGGCCCGCCGGGAGATGGCTTACGCCGTCTCGACATACGATCCGGACCTCGAGCCGCTCCATCCTGGCGACGTGACGGTACCGATCAGTTACTATCCCGAGGTTGTCCGCGAGACGAAGCGCCTCGCCAACGAGTCCGACCTACTCGTCCCCTGTTTCGGTCACGCGGGTGACGGCAACCTCCACTACAGCGTGCTCGCCGACCCCGACAATCCCGAGCAGGTCGAGCGCGGTGAGGAACTGTATCGGGAAATCGTCGAACTCGCGATCGACCTGGGTGGGACCGCGACAGGGGAACACGGCATCGGCGAGGGGAAACAGAAATACCTCGAGCCGGAACACGGGGCCGGCGCGGTCGAGGCCATGCGGACGATCAAGCGGGCGCTGGACCCAACCGATACGCTCAATCCGGGGAAGATTTTCCCCGAGACGGCCGACGGTGAGCGCGTCCGCGATCCGGAGCGGTGA
- a CDS encoding TrkH family potassium uptake protein yields MIGRIHVDVRSSCSLLGTVLKYLSLTLLVPTVVALYYRESPLPFLVALVVAVAVGAGLERLETEPSLEHREAFLLVALTWLVLPIVGTIPYLVAGTGTLAHPVNALFESMSGFTTTGATVMGEISVETHSRSIMLWRQLTQWLGGMGILVLMVAILSELSVGGTQLIREEAPGIQVEKLTPRIRQTARALWLIYAWFTLAAVVVYYALHLTGLAPNMTFYNAVAHALTTLPTGGFSPEGRSIEAFEPIVQWAVMPFMVIAGTNFALYWYAWRGRPDRLTSNAEFRSYLLSMSVVGGLLSLLLFLGVGLETVPENIAAIPGSLERSLRHGLFQTLAIVTTTGYASMDFNTWSESTQVILLFAMFLGGSAGSAAGSIKIIRWYVVGKSIQRELFTTVHPQAIRPVRMGDTGDVIDEEAIHGIFVFLLLFLVLFAVSTVLLFLDAHRTPGLSLSGLEAISATIATLGNVGPGVGVVGPMNSYLPFSNTAKLYMIFLMWIGRLEILSVLVILTPAYWRS; encoded by the coding sequence ATGATAGGTAGGATTCACGTCGACGTCCGGTCCAGTTGTAGCCTCCTCGGGACGGTCCTGAAGTATCTCTCCCTGACGCTGCTCGTTCCGACCGTGGTCGCGCTGTACTACCGGGAGAGCCCGCTCCCGTTTCTCGTCGCACTCGTCGTCGCCGTCGCCGTCGGGGCCGGCCTCGAGCGCCTCGAGACGGAGCCGTCCCTCGAGCACCGCGAGGCGTTCCTGCTGGTCGCACTGACGTGGCTGGTTCTCCCGATCGTCGGGACAATTCCGTACCTCGTCGCGGGAACGGGAACGCTCGCGCATCCCGTCAACGCACTCTTCGAGAGCATGAGCGGGTTTACGACGACCGGAGCGACGGTCATGGGCGAGATCTCCGTCGAGACCCACTCGCGGTCGATCATGCTGTGGCGACAGCTCACTCAGTGGCTCGGCGGGATGGGGATCCTCGTATTGATGGTCGCGATCCTCTCGGAGCTCTCCGTTGGAGGGACACAGCTCATCCGGGAGGAAGCGCCGGGTATTCAGGTCGAAAAGCTGACGCCGCGGATCAGGCAGACCGCGCGAGCGCTCTGGCTGATCTATGCGTGGTTCACGCTCGCCGCGGTGGTGGTTTACTACGCCCTCCATCTCACCGGGCTGGCCCCGAACATGACCTTTTACAATGCCGTTGCACACGCGCTCACGACGCTGCCGACCGGCGGGTTCTCGCCAGAAGGGCGTAGCATCGAGGCGTTCGAACCGATCGTCCAGTGGGCGGTCATGCCCTTCATGGTCATCGCCGGGACGAACTTCGCGCTCTACTGGTACGCCTGGCGCGGCCGCCCCGACCGCCTAACGAGCAACGCCGAGTTCCGATCGTATCTCCTGTCGATGAGCGTCGTCGGCGGACTCCTCTCGCTACTGCTGTTTCTCGGCGTCGGCCTTGAGACCGTCCCCGAAAACATCGCCGCGATCCCGGGCAGCCTCGAGCGCTCGCTGCGCCACGGGCTCTTCCAGACGCTCGCGATCGTCACGACGACCGGCTACGCCAGTATGGACTTCAACACGTGGAGCGAGTCGACGCAGGTGATCCTCCTGTTCGCGATGTTTCTGGGCGGCTCAGCGGGCTCCGCCGCGGGATCGATCAAGATCATCCGGTGGTACGTCGTCGGGAAGTCCATCCAGCGCGAGTTGTTCACGACCGTCCACCCGCAGGCGATCCGGCCGGTTCGGATGGGCGACACGGGCGATGTTATCGACGAAGAAGCGATCCACGGCATCTTCGTCTTCCTTCTCCTCTTTCTGGTGCTGTTCGCGGTCTCGACCGTCCTGCTCTTTCTCGACGCCCACCGAACGCCTGGCCTCTCGCTGTCGGGGCTCGAGGCGATCAGCGCGACGATCGCGACACTCGGGAACGTCGGCCCGGGCGTCGGCGTCGTCGGGCCGATGAACAGCTATCTCCCCTTCTCGAACACTGCGAAGCTGTACATGATCTTCCTCATGTGGATCGGCCGGCTGGAGATCCTCTCCGTGCTCGTCATCCTGACGCCGGCGTACTGGCGGTCGTAG
- a CDS encoding thiamine pyrophosphate-binding protein has protein sequence MTDGYTGADLFTDALEFYGVDYVFGNPGTTELPIMDAISESNLEYRLGLHEDIAVGMAGGYAQRRRYHAHHDDSITPVGVANLHIAPGLAHGLGNLYAAKIAGAPLVVTAGNHSTDFRHEEPILSGDLVDMAEQFCKWSDEVLDVSTLPTMLRRAFRVAMTPPTGPVFLGLPLDVMLAKTDAEPERLGPIPNAGGGDPAQLERAADLLAEADDPVLVVGDHVARSGADAVAAAVELAEATGARVHGEILSCEVDFPTDHEQWVSYLPTNEDLAAMLMDTDTICFAGVSTNTTLTRHEEALVDSDTTCIHLSDDTWQVGKNQPADAAVIGDPGLVMQGITERVQRKLSDEVVADRLEEVADVKEMVEAKMAGYGEGDKEDDPRASKAELVDAMERVAGDAAIVDEGVTSKYAMLTRWDLAPEQYISNKGGGLGYGLPAAVGAAVAEEQRDDPRDVVGFIGDGSYQYYPHSIYSAARYDLDLTVVISDNRNYRILKDNTLAIMGGEEDDYEFVGMDFDPAVDLVKNAESHGARAELVETPDEIEGTLEDALVREGPDVLDVLVHD, from the coding sequence ATGACAGATGGCTACACTGGTGCGGATCTCTTCACTGACGCTCTCGAGTTCTACGGCGTCGACTACGTCTTCGGTAATCCGGGGACGACCGAACTGCCAATCATGGATGCAATCAGCGAAAGCAACCTCGAATATCGCCTTGGGCTCCACGAGGACATCGCGGTCGGGATGGCTGGGGGCTACGCCCAGCGGCGGCGGTACCATGCCCACCACGACGACTCGATCACCCCGGTCGGCGTCGCGAACCTCCATATCGCGCCCGGGCTGGCCCACGGGCTGGGCAACCTCTATGCAGCCAAGATCGCCGGCGCGCCGCTGGTCGTGACGGCGGGCAATCACAGCACTGACTTCCGTCACGAGGAGCCGATCCTCTCGGGCGATCTGGTCGACATGGCCGAGCAGTTCTGCAAGTGGTCCGACGAGGTACTGGACGTCTCGACGCTGCCGACGATGCTCCGGCGGGCGTTCCGGGTCGCGATGACGCCCCCGACGGGCCCGGTCTTCCTCGGGCTGCCCCTCGACGTCATGCTGGCCAAAACCGACGCCGAACCCGAACGGCTCGGTCCGATTCCCAACGCCGGGGGCGGCGATCCTGCTCAACTCGAGCGCGCCGCCGACCTGCTCGCCGAGGCCGACGATCCGGTGCTGGTGGTCGGCGACCACGTCGCCCGCTCGGGCGCGGACGCTGTCGCCGCGGCGGTCGAACTCGCGGAGGCGACGGGAGCGCGCGTCCACGGCGAGATCCTCTCCTGTGAAGTGGACTTCCCGACCGACCACGAGCAGTGGGTCTCCTACCTGCCGACGAACGAGGACCTGGCCGCGATGCTGATGGACACCGATACGATTTGCTTCGCCGGCGTCTCGACGAACACGACGCTGACCCGCCACGAGGAGGCGCTCGTCGATTCCGACACGACCTGCATCCACCTGAGCGACGACACCTGGCAGGTCGGCAAGAACCAGCCGGCGGACGCGGCCGTGATCGGCGATCCGGGACTCGTGATGCAGGGGATCACCGAACGCGTCCAGCGGAAACTCTCGGACGAGGTCGTGGCGGACCGGCTCGAGGAAGTCGCCGACGTCAAAGAGATGGTGGAGGCCAAGATGGCCGGCTACGGCGAGGGCGACAAGGAGGACGATCCCCGCGCCTCGAAGGCCGAACTGGTCGACGCCATGGAGCGCGTCGCGGGCGACGCGGCGATCGTCGACGAGGGCGTCACCTCGAAGTATGCCATGCTGACCCGGTGGGATCTCGCGCCCGAGCAGTACATCTCGAACAAGGGCGGCGGACTCGGCTACGGGCTGCCGGCAGCGGTCGGTGCCGCCGTCGCGGAGGAGCAGCGCGACGACCCGCGCGACGTGGTCGGCTTCATCGGCGACGGCTCCTACCAGTACTATCCGCACTCGATCTACAGCGCCGCTCGGTACGATCTGGATCTCACCGTCGTCATCTCGGACAACCGCAACTACCGCATCCTGAAGGACAACACGCTCGCCATCATGGGCGGCGAGGAAGACGACTACGAGTTCGTCGGGATGGACTTCGATCCCGCAGTCGATCTCGTGAAAAACGCCGAGAGTCACGGTGCCCGCGCCGAACTGGTCGAGACGCCCGACGAAATCGAGGGCACGCTCGAGGACGCACTCGTTCGCGAGGGTCCGGACGTACTCGACGTGCTGGTCCACGACTGA
- a CDS encoding UbiA family prenyltransferase has protein sequence MAIARDGTGIGATARAFWSQVHPVFMTPPLAASLFGSILAGTVDPVLAAIHVAAMFAAVYTAHVKDGYVDFHVRGEDDDHPLTARGCRVALALSTAVFAVCCLVLGVLVDLLAVALVVPAWLIAYHHAPQLDMNPVTATTGYPLGIALSVLGGFYVQATTLTAVPLGFAVVFLALLSGIKVIDDAQDYAYDRSIDKRTVAVAVGPDRAYDVAYGLMAGALVAVAALAAVRIFPLTALLAALAFAAVAAVARRADPELATMLLIRGSYVFLAVLVAAVRFDPIGHLV, from the coding sequence ATGGCCATCGCGAGAGACGGGACGGGGATCGGTGCGACGGCTCGAGCGTTCTGGTCGCAGGTCCATCCCGTCTTCATGACGCCGCCGCTGGCCGCGTCACTGTTCGGTTCGATCCTCGCTGGAACCGTCGACCCGGTGCTCGCGGCGATCCACGTCGCGGCGATGTTCGCGGCGGTCTACACGGCCCACGTGAAAGATGGCTACGTCGACTTCCACGTCCGCGGCGAGGACGATGACCATCCGCTGACCGCGAGGGGGTGTCGGGTCGCGCTCGCCCTGTCAACGGCGGTCTTCGCAGTGTGCTGTCTCGTCCTCGGCGTCCTCGTCGACCTCCTCGCGGTCGCGCTGGTCGTCCCCGCGTGGCTAATCGCCTACCACCACGCGCCGCAACTCGACATGAACCCCGTGACGGCGACGACCGGCTACCCGCTCGGAATCGCCCTGTCGGTACTCGGCGGGTTCTACGTACAGGCGACGACGCTCACCGCGGTTCCGCTCGGCTTCGCCGTCGTCTTCCTCGCACTCCTCTCCGGGATCAAGGTGATTGACGACGCCCAGGACTACGCCTACGACCGTTCGATCGACAAACGGACCGTCGCGGTGGCAGTCGGCCCCGACCGCGCCTACGACGTCGCGTACGGGTTGATGGCCGGTGCGCTAGTCGCCGTCGCCGCACTCGCCGCCGTTCGTATCTTCCCCTTGACGGCGCTGCTAGCGGCCCTCGCGTTCGCCGCGGTCGCCGCCGTCGCGCGGCGAGCCGATCCCGAACTCGCGACCATGTTACTCATCCGGGGTTCGTACGTGTTCCTCGCTGTCCTCGTGGCTGCCGTCCGGTTCGATCCGATCGGTCACCTCGTGTGA
- a CDS encoding amphi-Trp domain-containing protein, whose amino-acid sequence MVDKTLSADEVTREEAAEQLRALADELEGEGEATIRTGNKTVDLRPSELIAYEVGVRERSSILRGNRETVTIKLDWKPPDVSEKSAEAEVE is encoded by the coding sequence ATGGTGGACAAGACACTCTCCGCCGATGAGGTGACTCGCGAGGAGGCCGCCGAACAGCTTCGAGCGCTCGCCGACGAACTCGAGGGCGAGGGAGAGGCGACGATCCGGACGGGGAACAAGACGGTCGACCTCCGGCCGTCGGAGTTGATCGCCTATGAGGTCGGCGTCCGCGAGCGGTCGTCGATCCTGCGAGGGAACCGCGAGACGGTAACGATCAAACTGGACTGGAAGCCGCCGGACGTCTCCGAGAAGTCTGCGGAGGCCGAGGTCGAATAA